A genome region from Hevea brasiliensis isolate MT/VB/25A 57/8 chromosome 9, ASM3005281v1, whole genome shotgun sequence includes the following:
- the LOC110654773 gene encoding RHOMBOID-like protein 2 isoform X1, producing MASGDPERGTKNRGYNTANVHYVETSDKLWTSWLIPIFVVANIAVFIVVMYVNNCPKNNLDFYGKCVAKFLGRLSFQPLKENPLFGPSSSTLEKMGALEWNKVVHEHQGWRLITSMWLHAGVIHLLANMLSLIFIGIRLEQQFGFVRVGIIYLLSGFGGSILSSLFIQRNISVGASGALFGLLGAMLSELLTNWTIYANKIAALMTLVIIIAINLAVGILPHVDNFAHIGGFLTGFLLGFVILLRPQFGWHESRHLPADTRVKSRHTAYQYVLLLVAVVLLIVGFTVGLVMLFRGVNGNDHCSWCHYLSCVPTSKWKCDN from the exons ATGGCAAGTGGGGATCCAGAGAGAGGGACAAAGAACAGAGGATACAACACCGCAAACGTCCACTACGTGGAAACCTCGGATAAGCTATGGACATCATGGTTGATTCCTATATTTGTTGTCGCTAATATTGCTGTGTTCATTGTGGTCATGTATGTCAATAATTGTCCCAAAAACAATCTGGATTTTTATGGTAAGTGTGTTGCCAAGTTCCTTGGCAGGCTATCGTTTCAGCCTTTGAAAGAGAATCCTCTTTTTGGTCCATCTTCTTCCAC ATTGGAAAAAATGGGAGCCCTGGAGTGGAACAAGGTAGTGCATGAGCATCAAGGATGGAGACTCATCACTAGTATGTGGTTGCATGCAGGAGTTATACATCTGCTAGCAAATATGCTGAGCTTGATCTTTATTGGGATTCGCCTTGAACAGCAATTTGGATTTG TGCGAGTTGGGATAATCTACCTATTATCAGGATTTGGGGGAAGCATACTCTCTTCACTCTTTATTCAGCGAAATATCTCTGTTGGTGCCTCTGGTGCCTTGTTTGGCCTTCTTGGAGCAATGTTATCAGAGCTTCTTACTAACTGGACTATCTATGCTAACAAG ATTGCAGCTCTAATGACTCTTGTGATCATTATCGCCATTAACTTGGCTGTAGGAATTCTTCcacatgttgacaactttgcacACATTGGAGGTTTCTTGACTGGTTTTCTCCTGGGCTTCGTTATACTACTTCGTCCACAGTTTGGGTGGCATGAAAGCCGGCATCTTCCCGCTGATACTCGTGTAAAGTCTAGGCACACGGCTTATCAGTATGTGTTATTACTGGTTGCCGTGGTTTTACTTATTGTTGG ATTCACTGTGGGTTTGGTAATGCTGTTCAGAGGAGTGAATGGGAATGATCATTGCAGCTGGTGCCATTATCTAAGTTGTGTGCCTACCTCAAAGTGGAAATGTGATAACTGA
- the LOC110654773 gene encoding RHOMBOID-like protein 2 isoform X2, whose product MASGDPERGTKNRGYNTANVHYVETSDKLWTSWLIPIFVVANIAVFIVVMYVNNCPKNNLDFYGKCVAKFLGRLSFQPLKENPLFGPSSSTLEKMGALEWNKVVHEHQGWRLITSMWLHAGVIHLLANMLSLIFIGIRLEQQFGFVRVGIIYLLSGFGGSILSSLFIQRNISVGASGALFGLLGAMLSELLTNWTIYANKEFFHMLTTLHTLEVS is encoded by the exons ATGGCAAGTGGGGATCCAGAGAGAGGGACAAAGAACAGAGGATACAACACCGCAAACGTCCACTACGTGGAAACCTCGGATAAGCTATGGACATCATGGTTGATTCCTATATTTGTTGTCGCTAATATTGCTGTGTTCATTGTGGTCATGTATGTCAATAATTGTCCCAAAAACAATCTGGATTTTTATGGTAAGTGTGTTGCCAAGTTCCTTGGCAGGCTATCGTTTCAGCCTTTGAAAGAGAATCCTCTTTTTGGTCCATCTTCTTCCAC ATTGGAAAAAATGGGAGCCCTGGAGTGGAACAAGGTAGTGCATGAGCATCAAGGATGGAGACTCATCACTAGTATGTGGTTGCATGCAGGAGTTATACATCTGCTAGCAAATATGCTGAGCTTGATCTTTATTGGGATTCGCCTTGAACAGCAATTTGGATTTG TGCGAGTTGGGATAATCTACCTATTATCAGGATTTGGGGGAAGCATACTCTCTTCACTCTTTATTCAGCGAAATATCTCTGTTGGTGCCTCTGGTGCCTTGTTTGGCCTTCTTGGAGCAATGTTATCAGAGCTTCTTACTAACTGGACTATCTATGCTAACAAG GAATTCTTCcacatgttgacaactttgcacACATTGGAGGTTTCTTGA
- the LOC110664504 gene encoding 60S ribosomal protein L24, with protein sequence MVLKTELCRFSGAKIYPGKGIRFVRSDSQVFLFANSKCKRYFHNRLKPSKLTWTAMYRKQHKKDIAAEAVKKKRRTTKKPYSRSIVGATLEVIQKRRTEKPEVRDAAREAALREIKERIKKTKDEKKAKKAELMAKTQKTQAKGNVPKGAAPKGPKLGGGGGKR encoded by the exons ATGGTTCTCAA GACTGAGCTTTGCCGCTTCAGCGGTGCGAAGATTTACCCTGGTAAGGGTATCAGATTTGTTCGATCTGATTCTCAG GTTTTCCTCTTTGCCAATTCAAAATGTAAGAGGTACTTCCACAACCGTCTAAAGCCTTCAAAGCTTACATGGACAGCTATGTACAGGAAACAACACAAGAAG GACATTGCTGCTGAGGCTGTTAAGAAGAAGCGCCGGACCACCAAGAAACCATACTCTAGGTCTATAGTTGGTGCCACCTTGGAGGTCATACAGAAGAGGAGGACTGAGAAGCCAGAGGTCCGAGATGCTGCTCGTGAGGCTGCTTTACG tGAAATCAAGGAGAGGATCAAGAAAACAAAGGATGAAAAAAAGGCAAAGAAAGCTGAGTTGATGGCCAAAACACAGAAAACACAGGCCAAGGGAAATGTACCCAAGGGTGCTGCACCAAAGGGCCCCAAACTTGGTGGTGGCGGTGGCAAACGATGA
- the LOC110654748 gene encoding protein IQ-DOMAIN 22, translating into MEFVELEDFWEIPRYVIRRTLFSHSPTHGSHYAPSRSLIPVTLLSLSPLCECILSQTPPSPCSFTIADPSQMGKASKWFRAVLGLKKPVTPSSERQQQTTGRLKEKRRWSFVKSYSEKDHQQHGVLDGQEGSVTVQSSSAYEEEPNRHAIAVAAATAAVAEAAVAAAHAAAEVVRLTSSGRCANNPPVTYVSGSHAWREDWAAVKIQAAFRGYLARRALRALKALVRLQALVRGHIERKRTAAWLHRMQALLRAQARARAGRIQVSESSHSSCKSSHFHHPAGPPTPEKFEHAIRARSGKYEQSSILKRTGSKSNGRAIIDEDKPHLSFNWSGRRMDERSWEQRVPLTRTSTIDDEKSDKILEVDTGKTYFTPKHRNLFHSSYLALASDQYSRSFTTSKDSTNHQAVPSPSSGEVQSLSPLKFPRADEEAFRTAQNSPQFYSTSSRGGGGRRSPFTPSKSDGSASFLSGYSDYYPNYMSYTESSRAKVRSLSAPKQRPQYERSTSTKRYTIHGFGEPRSSSAQRASALRASFTSKAYPGSGRLDRLGMPVGQRY; encoded by the exons ATGGAATTTGTAGAACTGGAAGATTTCTGGGAGATCCCTAGATACGTTATCAGAAG AACGCTCTTTTCTCACTCACCGACTCACGGTTCCCACTACGCACCTTCACGTTCCCTTATTCCTGTCACTCTTTTATCCCTCTCTCCTCTGTGCGAATGCATCCTATCTCAAACGCCTCCAAGCCCCTGCAGTTTCACTATTGCTGACCCAAGCCAAATGGGTAAAGCCTCCAAGTGGTTCCGGGCCGTTCTCGGCCTTAAAAAACCCGTCACGCCTTCGTCAGAACGGCAGCAGCAAACCACGGGTCGTTTGAAGGAGAAACGGAGATGGAGCTTTGTGAAATCATACAGCGAGAAAGATCACCAGCAGCACGGAGTTTTGGATGGCCAGGAGGGTTCCGTAACAGTTCAGAGTTCGTCGGCGTACGAGGAGGAACCTAACAGGCACGCTATCGCAGTAGCAGCTGCCACGGCTGCAGTTGCGGAAGCTGCCGTCGCAGCGGCTCATGCGGCTGCAGAGGTTGTGAGATTGACAAGTAGCGGAAGGTGCGCTAACAATCCACCAGTAACGTACGTTAGTGGGAGCCATGCGTGGCGTGAGGATTGGGCTGCCGTTAAGATACAAGCGGCATTCCGTGGCTACTTG GCAAGAAGGGCATTGCGAGCATTGAAAGCATTAGTAAGGCTTCAGGCATTGGTAAGAGGTCACATTGAGAGGAAGCGAACTGCTGCATGGCTTCATCGTATGCAAGCATTACTGAGAGCCCAGGCACGAGCACGTGCAGGACGGATACAGGTCTCTGAATCTTCACATTCAAGTTGCAAGTCTTCTCACTTCCACCACCCTGCT GGTCCGCCCACCCCTGAAAAATTTGAACATGCAATACGAGCTAGGAGTGGAAAATATGAGCAGTCATCAATTCTCAAG AGGACTGGATCAAAATCTAATGGCAGGGCAATTATTGATGAAGACAAACCACACTTATCCTTTAATTGGTCAGGACGTCGGATGGATGAAAGATCATGGGAGCAAAGAGTTCCTTTGACAAGAACAAGCACTATAGATGATGAGAAGAGTGACAAGATCCTTGAAGTTGATACAGGAAAAACCTACTTCACTCCTAAACACAGAAACCTTTTCCACTCCTCTTATCTTGCCTTGGCATCAGATCAATATAGTCGTAGCTTCACAACTTCGAAGGACTCCACAAACCATCAAGCAGTTCCAAGTCCATCATCTGGTGAAGTCCAGTCTTTAAGTCCTTTGAAATTTCCACGTGCGGATGAGGAAGCTTTTCGCACTGCTCAAAATAGCCCACAGTTCTACTCCACATCATCAAGAGGGGGTGGTGGTAGAAGAAGTCCCTTCACTCCCAGTAAGAGCGATGGCTCAGCAAGCTTTCTAAGCGGCTACTCGGACTACTACCCAAATTACATGTCTTACACTGAATCATCAAGGGCTAAAGTAAGATCTCTTAGTGCTCCAAAGCAAAGGCCTCAATATGAGAGATCAACTTCAACAAAAAGGTACACAATTCATGGCTTTGGTGAGCCAAGATCGAGCAGTGCACAGAGGGCTTCCGCCTTGCGTGCAAGCTTTACTAGCAAAGCTTATCCGGGATCCGGTCGCTTGGACAGACTAGGAATGCCTGTTGGGCAGAGATACTAA